One window of Alphaproteobacteria bacterium genomic DNA carries:
- the trbC gene encoding type-F conjugative transfer system pilin assembly protein TrbC, with product MLPSLVLSAFLASIYPDPSMQDVTKSISTERTPKLLIFVSFTMSGEILKNLFREAQKNEGDLVLRGLYKNSFKATALKLQKLRIEALIDPTLFEKFQVKSVPTFVLRENSSEEFKSLSGNVTFNYVLQKFKKEGS from the coding sequence TTGTTGCCTTCTCTAGTTTTGAGCGCCTTTTTAGCCTCTATTTATCCAGATCCTTCGATGCAAGACGTTACAAAAAGCATTTCAACAGAAAGAACGCCCAAGCTCCTTATTTTTGTCTCCTTTACGATGTCGGGTGAAATACTCAAAAACCTCTTTAGAGAAGCACAAAAAAATGAAGGGGATCTTGTCTTACGTGGACTTTATAAAAACTCCTTTAAAGCAACAGCTCTAAAACTTCAAAAACTTAGAATAGAAGCTCTCATCGACCCAACTCTTTTTGAAAAGTTTCAAGTTAAATCCGTTCCCACTTTTGTTTTAAGAGAAAATTCTTCTGAAGAATTTAAATCTCTCTCAGGCAACGTTACCTTCAACTACGTTCTTCAAAAGTTTAAAAAGGAAGGGTCATGA
- a CDS encoding TraU family protein, protein MIRALFIILSLIFTSGEGLCNCVGRMINPITDVCWSCIFPITIAGMPVSQGEDTSNPRTPICYCKDPPRIGIPISFWEPVRLVDVTRTPYCMVSLGGITMGPANTIQGHGTVGHSIKGHMQQSFYHVHWYIYPMIYWLELLTDFICLEKAEVDVAYLTELDPLWGDDETSFIINPEAGLFGNSIAQAACAADCVAASAGFGVDALFWCAGCQGSMYPFTGSIPAHSGGIQASLLAIQRFMAKLHREGLLMGYIGTQGLCGKYPMPIIRKSQYKTQMTYPAPSNSCHPLGRSDLLWSSGKTHPYQGEDFGYLIWRKRNCCLL, encoded by the coding sequence ATGATTAGAGCCCTCTTCATCATATTATCTTTAATATTCACGTCAGGAGAGGGGCTTTGTAACTGTGTTGGTAGAATGATCAATCCAATAACAGACGTTTGTTGGAGCTGTATATTCCCTATAACTATTGCAGGAATGCCTGTTTCTCAAGGCGAAGACACATCTAACCCAAGAACCCCTATCTGTTACTGTAAAGATCCTCCAAGAATCGGAATTCCCATATCCTTTTGGGAACCGGTTCGACTCGTAGATGTAACACGTACTCCTTATTGCATGGTAAGTCTCGGAGGTATTACCATGGGGCCTGCCAACACTATCCAAGGACACGGAACTGTTGGCCACTCTATTAAGGGTCACATGCAACAGAGTTTCTACCATGTGCATTGGTACATTTATCCTATGATTTATTGGTTAGAGCTCCTGACGGATTTTATTTGTCTAGAGAAGGCAGAAGTAGATGTTGCCTATCTCACAGAACTTGATCCTTTGTGGGGTGATGACGAAACAAGTTTTATCATCAACCCAGAGGCAGGTCTTTTTGGAAATTCAATAGCACAAGCAGCTTGTGCAGCAGATTGTGTTGCTGCATCAGCTGGGTTTGGTGTTGATGCTCTTTTTTGGTGTGCTGGTTGCCAAGGATCTATGTATCCCTTTACTGGAAGCATTCCAGCCCACAGTGGCGGGATACAAGCAAGTTTGCTTGCGATTCAACGTTTTATGGCCAAATTGCACCGAGAAGGGCTCCTTATGGGGTATATCGGCACGCAAGGCCTATGCGGCAAATACCCCATGCCGATCATTCGGAAATCACAGTACAAAACCCAAATGACATATCCCGCTCCAAGCAATTCCTGTCATCCGCTTGGACGAAGCGATCTCTTGTGGTCATCAGGAAAAACCCACCCCTACCAAGGGGAAGATTTTGGCTATCTAATTTGGAGGAAACGAAATTGTTGCCTTCTCTAG
- the traW gene encoding type-F conjugative transfer system protein TraW, translated as MILLFIFLLCSPAQAQDYGVHGAIFEIEERDLLKDMLQKLKNLEKEGTLKIHAEELEKRVLHLRPVSGMTKATKKREFFYDPSITVSSDIRDHRGTLMHKKGTKLNPLKYISLKQPLVFIDGEDAKQVKWARRQKSKIILLSGNPFKLMKDCPVYFDQFGTLTKKLAIKHVPSIVTQEGLKLKIIEIPPSECGENSHD; from the coding sequence ATGATCCTTCTCTTTATTTTCCTTTTATGTTCTCCCGCTCAAGCTCAGGACTACGGCGTACATGGTGCGATCTTTGAGATTGAAGAACGTGATCTTCTCAAAGATATGTTGCAAAAATTAAAAAACCTTGAGAAAGAGGGAACGCTCAAAATCCATGCTGAGGAACTTGAAAAACGAGTCCTTCATTTAAGGCCAGTTTCAGGAATGACAAAAGCAACAAAAAAACGAGAGTTTTTCTACGATCCCAGCATAACAGTTTCGAGTGATATCAGAGACCATAGAGGGACTCTTATGCATAAGAAAGGCACAAAACTTAACCCTCTCAAATACATCTCATTGAAGCAACCACTTGTTTTTATCGATGGTGAAGATGCAAAGCAGGTGAAGTGGGCCAGAAGGCAAAAATCCAAAATCATTCTTTTGTCAGGCAATCCTTTTAAGCTCATGAAGGATTGTCCTGTTTATTTTGATCAGTTTGGAACACTTACAAAAAAACTCGCTATCAAGCATGTTCCCTCAATCGTCACACAAGAAGGTTTGAAACTCAAAATTATAGAAATTCCCCCTTCAGAGTGCGGAGAGAATTCTCATGATTAG
- the lepB gene encoding signal peptidase I, whose product MKYLFFAGTSSCFLFVLITCTYISFNCSESLGSNVFFCIKYLPLKRGDLVGIEDHNTKYFLNTHFTKYLLGLPGDEIKNNDGKTFVAGKPIGAQKAHTKFGKPLTPLTLSKIPKGYVFVGTNHPDSFDSRYEEFGLVKQEHLQGKCFGLLRRSRV is encoded by the coding sequence ATGAAATATCTTTTCTTTGCAGGAACAAGCTCTTGCTTTTTATTTGTTCTGATCACCTGCACTTACATCAGCTTCAATTGTAGCGAAAGCCTTGGAAGCAATGTTTTCTTCTGCATTAAATACTTGCCCTTAAAAAGGGGGGATCTAGTTGGAATAGAAGATCATAATACCAAATATTTTCTAAACACGCATTTTACGAAGTACTTACTGGGACTTCCAGGAGATGAAATCAAAAACAATGATGGAAAAACTTTTGTAGCTGGAAAACCCATTGGAGCGCAAAAAGCCCATACGAAGTTTGGGAAACCGCTTACACCTCTCACCCTATCCAAAATTCCCAAGGGCTATGTTTTTGTGGGCACAAACCATCCTGATTCCTTTGACTCCAGGTATGAAGAGTTTGGGCTTGTTAAGCAGGAACATCTACAAGGAAAGTGTTTTGGCCTATTGAGAAGGAGTCGAGTATGA